One genomic region from Rhizomicrobium palustre encodes:
- a CDS encoding helix-turn-helix domain-containing protein has protein sequence MPKKQANPIDGQVGNRLRLRRMMIGMSQERLGELLGLTFQQVQKYEKGVNRIGAGRLFEIARILGVPIQYFYESVTDQLQATPGFAERDSQPVLEFVSSGDGLQLSLAFMRIKDAKVRKRVLDLVKSLADDSPEDAE, from the coding sequence TTGCCAAAAAAACAAGCCAATCCGATCGACGGCCAAGTAGGCAACAGACTTCGTCTGCGCCGCATGATGATCGGCATGAGTCAGGAACGGCTGGGCGAATTGCTCGGCCTCACGTTCCAGCAGGTGCAAAAGTACGAGAAGGGCGTGAACCGCATTGGTGCGGGCCGCCTGTTCGAAATCGCCCGTATTCTCGGGGTTCCGATCCAGTACTTCTATGAAAGCGTCACTGACCAATTGCAGGCCACGCCGGGTTTTGCCGAACGTGACTCGCAGCCGGTTCTCGAATTCGTGTCGAGCGGCGATGGTCTGCAGCTTTCGCTGGCCTTCATGCGCATCAAGGACGCCAAGGTCCGCAAGCGCGTGTTGGATCTCGTCAA